One stretch of Priestia megaterium DNA includes these proteins:
- a CDS encoding copper homeostasis protein CutC yields the protein MILEVTAATLHDAKVAQEHGADRISLVTGIGEGGLTPSYGLMKKVKETIHIPIFVMIRPHNQSFQYDEDDLQTMIEDIHYAREIGIDGIEIGCLTEDKIIDEQALKRLLDAAGEMNVTFHLAFDEISDQEKALETLLSYKKIQRVMTSGADKSALNGIPHIKKLLRRMKDKDIILIGTKGLKPENLQAFLSVTPVKEIRIGSGVRVNCQYTKPLDPRSVKAAKETMNKQK from the coding sequence ATGATATTAGAAGTCACAGCTGCAACCTTACATGATGCTAAAGTTGCCCAGGAACATGGTGCCGATCGTATAAGCCTTGTAACTGGAATCGGTGAAGGCGGCTTAACCCCAAGCTACGGTTTGATGAAAAAAGTGAAAGAAACGATACATATCCCAATATTTGTGATGATTCGTCCACATAATCAATCTTTTCAATATGATGAAGATGATTTGCAAACAATGATTGAAGATATTCACTATGCAAGAGAAATTGGCATTGATGGAATTGAAATTGGCTGTTTAACAGAAGACAAAATTATTGATGAGCAAGCTTTAAAGCGACTGCTGGATGCGGCAGGAGAAATGAATGTAACGTTCCACTTAGCATTTGATGAAATCAGTGATCAAGAAAAGGCGCTTGAAACGCTTTTAAGCTATAAGAAAATTCAGCGTGTCATGACTTCAGGAGCGGATAAAAGTGCGCTAAACGGTATTCCTCATATTAAAAAACTGTTAAGAAGAATGAAAGATAAAGATATTATTTTAATCGGGACAAAAGGGCTGAAACCTGAAAATCTTCAAGCGTTCTTATCCGTTACTCCCGTGAAAGAAATTCGTATTGGTTCAGGGGTTCGAGTGAATTGTCAATATACGAAACCGCTTGACCCAAGGAGTGTAAAAGCTGCAAAAGAAACGATGAATAAGCAAAAGTAA
- a CDS encoding aspartyl-phosphate phosphatase Spo0E family protein, translating to MAKKDILLAIEKKREELIRIVRVSGLNSPPAIKHSQELDHLLNVYNEFPAQTTETTSS from the coding sequence TTGGCCAAAAAAGATATTCTATTAGCGATTGAAAAGAAACGAGAAGAACTCATCCGCATAGTCCGAGTAAGTGGATTAAACTCTCCACCTGCTATTAAACATAGTCAAGAATTAGATCATTTATTAAACGTTTACAATGAATTCCCTGCTCAAACGACAGAAACAACCTCTTCATGA
- a CDS encoding aspartate aminotransferase family protein, with amino-acid sequence MSTSTKQLTSNEMLLAMQNERESNARSYPRRLPIAIKQAKGAVITDMDGKEYIDCLAGAGTLALGHNHYVVHEAIQDVLAKSIPLHTLDLTTPVKEAFIDEVFASLPEEFANKAKIQFCGPTGGDAIEAALKLVKTATGNRTILSFQGGYHGSTHGTLSISGTTSPKKHIHALVPDTHFLPYPYEYRCPFGVGAEGHTYISTYIENMLDDPESGIVTPAGVVVEIVQGEGGSVPAPIPWLKELRRITKERNIPLIVDEVQTGIGRTGKLYAFEHADIEPDVLVLSKAIGGSLPLSVVLYDRRLDQWEAGAHIGTFRGNQLAMATGQATLQFIKQENLPAHAHELGAYIQSQLKHIQKQVSSIGDVRGRGLMLGVEIVDATKSANKIGSYPANGELAKLIQKECFDRGVILEVGGRHGAVIRLLPPLILTKHQTDEVLTRFEEAIKAAEKKWVNK; translated from the coding sequence ATGTCAACGTCAACGAAACAACTTACATCAAACGAAATGCTGCTTGCTATGCAAAATGAACGTGAATCCAATGCAAGGTCTTATCCTAGACGCCTGCCTATTGCAATTAAGCAAGCAAAAGGCGCCGTGATCACGGATATGGATGGAAAAGAGTATATTGATTGTTTAGCAGGAGCCGGCACGCTTGCTCTTGGTCATAATCATTACGTAGTCCATGAAGCAATACAAGACGTTTTAGCAAAATCTATTCCTTTACATACATTAGATTTAACAACGCCTGTCAAAGAAGCTTTTATCGATGAAGTATTTGCTAGTTTACCAGAAGAATTTGCAAACAAAGCTAAAATACAGTTTTGCGGTCCAACTGGAGGAGACGCGATTGAAGCGGCTTTGAAGCTTGTGAAAACAGCAACAGGCAACCGGACGATTTTATCCTTTCAAGGGGGGTATCACGGCTCCACCCATGGAACGTTAAGCATCAGCGGTACAACGAGTCCCAAAAAGCACATTCATGCGCTAGTGCCGGACACACATTTTCTACCTTATCCATATGAATACCGCTGCCCGTTTGGCGTAGGTGCTGAAGGTCACACTTACATTAGTACATACATTGAAAATATGCTGGATGATCCTGAAAGCGGAATTGTTACTCCGGCGGGTGTTGTAGTAGAAATTGTACAAGGAGAAGGAGGCTCTGTTCCGGCGCCAATTCCATGGTTAAAAGAGCTTCGCAGAATCACAAAAGAACGAAACATTCCGCTTATTGTAGATGAAGTTCAAACTGGAATCGGACGAACAGGAAAGCTGTATGCATTCGAGCACGCTGATATCGAGCCGGATGTATTAGTACTATCTAAAGCAATTGGAGGCAGCCTTCCTTTATCAGTCGTTCTGTATGATAGAAGGCTCGATCAATGGGAAGCGGGTGCACATATCGGCACCTTTAGAGGAAATCAGCTTGCGATGGCTACAGGACAAGCCACTCTGCAATTTATAAAACAAGAAAACTTACCTGCACATGCTCATGAATTAGGAGCTTATATTCAGAGTCAGCTAAAACATATCCAAAAGCAAGTATCTTCGATTGGAGATGTACGGGGAAGAGGTTTGATGCTCGGTGTCGAGATTGTAGACGCGACAAAGTCAGCTAATAAAATCGGCAGTTATCCTGCAAACGGTGAGTTAGCTAAGCTGATCCAAAAAGAATGTTTTGACAGAGGGGTCATTTTAGAAGTCGGTGGAAGACATGGTGCTGTTATTCGTCTGCTTCCTCCATTAATTTTAACGAAACACCAAACCGATGAAGTGTTAACGAGATTTGAAGAAGCGATAAAAGCAGCAGAAAAGAAGTGGGTGAATAAATAG
- a CDS encoding CcdC family protein, producing the protein MVIASTLVAIFMASFILVVRMKAADKPTNAKKIILPPFFMSTGALMFIFPMFRVTGAELLEALIAGMIFSILLIKTSKFEIRDDHIYLKRSKAFAFIIIGLLIIRIAMKIYLSSSIDVGQLGGMFWILAFGMIVPWRIAMYTSYKKLERKLHNDRLANTTILN; encoded by the coding sequence TTGGTTATTGCTTCAACACTTGTCGCAATTTTTATGGCTTCTTTCATATTAGTTGTTCGAATGAAAGCTGCTGATAAACCAACGAATGCAAAAAAAATTATACTTCCGCCTTTTTTTATGAGTACGGGAGCGTTAATGTTTATCTTTCCAATGTTTCGAGTAACGGGTGCAGAACTGCTTGAGGCGTTAATAGCAGGCATGATTTTCTCAATCCTGTTAATTAAAACGTCTAAATTTGAAATTCGTGACGATCATATTTACTTGAAGCGTTCAAAAGCTTTTGCATTCATTATTATTGGTTTGCTTATTATTCGAATTGCAATGAAAATATATTTAAGTTCTTCAATTGATGTTGGTCAGCTTGGCGGTATGTTCTGGATTTTAGCATTTGGTATGATTGTACCTTGGCGCATTGCTATGTACACATCGTACAAAAAGCTCGAACGAAAGCTGCATAATGATCGTCTTGCTAATACAACGATATTAAACTAA
- a CDS encoding sigma-54 interaction domain-containing protein, protein MTIHKKHIQQINDELYDIFESSFDEIFVTDANGYVLVVNSECEKNYALKVEDFIGKHVKELQEMGIFYPSATLKVIESNQAIELVQKTNSGRYLHVRTRPVFINDGHLKSVISYSRDLTDLMELKRKVEEMEEQLENYKKELNEAVDLEGIVTKSEAMKKVFSTIQRVASVNTTVLLLGETGVGKSRVAKLLHQLSTRKQQPYHELNCAALPEQLIESELFGYEGGTFTGAFREGKKGIIELSNEGTLFLDEIGELSLSAQSKLLHVLQDRTIRPVGSTRAVSIDVRIIAATNQNLEQMVEEGKFRRDLYYRLNVVPITIPPLRERKEDILPLVYQFLHHFNTVYERNVRLSPKALDAFLGQEWKGNVREVENIIERLVVTGEEMITLKDLPFAKEFAIDQPVHTLPEMIEHVEKEMVIKAFEQHRSSYKVAEQLGISQSQASRKIRKYVSDSTEH, encoded by the coding sequence ATGACCATTCATAAAAAGCATATTCAGCAAATTAACGACGAACTTTACGATATATTTGAGTCATCATTTGATGAAATCTTTGTAACTGATGCAAATGGATATGTGTTAGTTGTAAATTCAGAGTGTGAAAAAAACTATGCTTTGAAAGTGGAAGATTTTATTGGAAAGCACGTAAAAGAACTGCAGGAAATGGGTATTTTTTATCCTTCGGCCACGTTAAAAGTGATTGAATCTAATCAAGCGATTGAATTGGTTCAAAAAACAAACTCCGGCCGGTATCTTCATGTGCGGACAAGGCCGGTATTTATAAACGACGGGCATTTAAAAAGCGTTATTAGCTATTCTCGAGATCTAACAGACTTAATGGAATTAAAACGAAAAGTAGAAGAGATGGAAGAACAGCTTGAAAACTATAAAAAAGAGTTAAACGAAGCCGTGGATTTAGAAGGCATCGTGACAAAAAGTGAAGCGATGAAAAAAGTTTTTTCAACCATTCAACGAGTTGCTTCTGTAAATACAACCGTTCTTTTACTTGGAGAAACAGGGGTAGGAAAAAGCAGAGTAGCAAAACTGCTTCACCAGCTTAGTACAAGAAAACAGCAGCCGTATCATGAACTTAATTGTGCAGCGCTTCCTGAACAGCTTATTGAATCAGAGCTATTTGGCTATGAAGGCGGTACGTTTACTGGAGCATTTCGAGAAGGGAAAAAAGGGATCATTGAGCTTTCGAACGAAGGCACGCTTTTTCTAGATGAGATTGGTGAACTTTCTCTTTCAGCACAAAGTAAGTTGCTCCACGTGCTGCAAGACCGTACAATTCGTCCCGTGGGCTCAACAAGAGCAGTATCAATAGACGTACGAATTATTGCTGCTACGAATCAAAATCTAGAACAAATGGTGGAAGAAGGAAAGTTTAGACGTGATTTGTACTATCGACTTAACGTAGTGCCGATTACCATTCCTCCTTTACGAGAGCGAAAAGAAGATATTCTGCCGCTTGTCTATCAGTTTCTTCACCATTTTAATACGGTATACGAACGTAATGTACGTTTATCACCAAAGGCGTTAGATGCATTTTTAGGACAAGAATGGAAAGGAAACGTTCGTGAAGTGGAAAATATCATTGAGCGTCTGGTTGTTACAGGGGAAGAAATGATTACGCTTAAAGATTTGCCTTTTGCAAAAGAGTTTGCTATCGATCAACCTGTCCATACGCTTCCTGAAATGATTGAACATGTGGAAAAAGAGATGGTCATAAAGGCGTTTGAACAGCATAGGTCGTCTTACAAAGTAGCAGAACAGCTTGGTATTAGCCAATCACAAGCCAGTCGTAAAATTCGAAAGTACGTTTCGGACAGCACAGAACATTGA
- a CDS encoding DUF2621 domain-containing protein, giving the protein MLEGWFLWVILFWVVFLMSMFAIGGFFMFRKFLKRLPKEDGMSELDWQDHYLSKTVHLWSADQKQLLNVLVEPVPELFRDVAKQKIAGKIGELAIEEQAASITEDLIVRGYILATPKRDHKFLLKTLKKQKIDAVPYQHLF; this is encoded by the coding sequence ATGCTAGAGGGCTGGTTTTTATGGGTTATTTTATTTTGGGTTGTCTTTTTAATGAGCATGTTTGCTATCGGCGGATTTTTTATGTTCAGGAAATTTTTAAAGCGCTTACCAAAAGAAGACGGCATGTCTGAGCTTGATTGGCAAGATCACTATCTTTCCAAAACCGTCCACCTTTGGTCAGCGGATCAAAAGCAGCTATTAAACGTTCTTGTTGAACCAGTACCTGAACTATTTCGCGATGTAGCCAAACAAAAAATCGCGGGGAAAATTGGGGAACTCGCAATTGAGGAACAAGCAGCCTCTATAACGGAAGACTTAATCGTACGTGGATACATTTTAGCTACGCCTAAACGTGATCATAAATTTTTATTAAAAACATTAAAAAAGCAAAAAATAGATGCCGTTCCCTATCAGCATTTATTTTAA
- the gabT gene encoding 4-aminobutyrate--2-oxoglutarate transaminase, which translates to MSQTFSKVATNLPGENAKQLLDRRHRAIPKGVSYGIPTFADTAEGAIVKDVDGNTFIDFVGAIGTINVGHSHPKVKEALHKQVDRFIHTGFNVMMYESYVELAERLAAIAPGEFDKKVLLLNSGAEAVENAVKIARKYTKRQGIISFNRGFHGRTLMTMTMTSKVKPYKYEFGPFAPEVYKAPYPYEYRRPQGLSVEAYEDFMITEFKNFLNTEVAPETIAAVVMEPIQGEGGFIVPGKRFVQEVYQLCKEHGILFVSDEIQAGFARTGRYFGIEHFDVEPDLITVSKSLGAGVPISGVIGRAEIMDESNPGELGGTYCGSPLGCEAALAVLDIIEEEKLNERGEYLGKVVTSRFEKLAEKYDCIGDIRGLGAMSAIELVKDRETKEADKELTQRIVKEANKRGLLLLSAGVFGNVLRILMPIVITDEQLEEGLAIFEAALEASVQQTVEV; encoded by the coding sequence ATGAGTCAAACTTTTAGCAAAGTAGCAACAAATTTACCGGGAGAAAATGCAAAGCAATTATTAGATAGAAGACACCGTGCCATTCCGAAAGGCGTAAGTTATGGCATTCCGACATTTGCTGATACGGCTGAAGGGGCGATCGTTAAAGATGTCGATGGCAATACGTTTATTGATTTCGTAGGGGCAATTGGCACAATCAATGTAGGGCACAGTCATCCAAAAGTGAAAGAAGCGCTTCACAAGCAAGTAGACCGTTTTATTCACACAGGATTTAATGTAATGATGTATGAGTCATATGTAGAGCTTGCAGAAAGATTAGCAGCAATTGCACCTGGTGAATTTGACAAGAAAGTATTACTTTTAAATAGCGGAGCAGAAGCTGTAGAAAACGCAGTGAAAATTGCTCGTAAATATACAAAGCGTCAAGGAATTATTTCCTTTAACCGCGGTTTCCATGGTCGTACATTAATGACAATGACAATGACAAGTAAAGTAAAACCATATAAATATGAATTTGGACCGTTTGCTCCTGAAGTATACAAAGCTCCATATCCTTATGAGTATCGCCGTCCACAAGGGTTATCAGTTGAAGCATACGAAGATTTCATGATTACAGAATTCAAAAACTTCTTAAATACAGAAGTAGCACCGGAAACGATTGCAGCTGTTGTAATGGAGCCGATTCAAGGTGAAGGTGGTTTCATTGTTCCAGGTAAACGTTTTGTGCAAGAAGTGTATCAATTATGTAAAGAGCACGGAATTTTATTTGTATCAGATGAAATTCAAGCAGGATTTGCACGTACAGGCCGCTACTTCGGTATTGAACATTTTGACGTTGAGCCTGATTTAATTACGGTATCAAAATCACTAGGAGCTGGCGTACCAATCAGCGGTGTCATTGGCCGTGCTGAAATCATGGATGAATCTAATCCTGGTGAGCTTGGCGGAACGTATTGTGGAAGTCCTCTTGGATGTGAAGCAGCTTTAGCTGTACTTGATATCATTGAAGAAGAAAAGCTAAATGAACGCGGTGAGTACCTTGGAAAAGTGGTAACATCACGATTTGAAAAACTAGCAGAAAAATATGACTGTATCGGTGATATTCGCGGATTAGGAGCGATGTCTGCGATTGAGCTTGTGAAAGACCGTGAAACAAAAGAAGCGGACAAAGAGCTTACACAGCGCATCGTAAAAGAAGCAAACAAGCGTGGATTATTATTGCTTAGCGCAGGAGTATTTGGAAACGTTCTTCGTATCTTAATGCCAATTGTTATTACGGATGAGCAGTTAGAAGAAGGCTTAGCTATTTTTGAAGCAGCACTAGAAGCAAGCGTACAGCAAACGGTTGAAGTATAA
- a CDS encoding NAD-dependent succinate-semialdehyde dehydrogenase, whose amino-acid sequence MKQANLYINGEFVSANDTYEVVNPATNEVVATVAKGGEKEAKLAADAAYEAFQTWSKKTAEERGKLLFKWHQLIEEHTDELAEIMTVEQGKPLKEAKGEIGYANGFVSWYAEEGKRIYGETIPASSPNKRLFAHKQPVGVMAAITPWNFPAAMITRKVAPALAAGCTAVIKPAEQTPLTALRLAELAQEAGIPKGVINVVTGDAKAIGEAWLQDGRVRKLSFTGSTEVGKLLMRGAADTVKKVSLELGGHAPFIVTANADLDKAVTNAIASKFRNAGQTCVCTNRIYVHESIAKPFAEQFAAAVSQLKVGNGLEEGTDIGPLIDEKALEKVKRHLADVVEKGGNVLTGGSVREEGSGLFVEPTVVDGATDDMLCMYEETFGPIAPIATYQTEEEVIRRANNSPYGLAAYVFTENISEAIRIAEALEYGIVGLNDGLPSTPQAPFGGFKESGLGREGGHYGIEEYLEVKYISLGF is encoded by the coding sequence ATGAAGCAAGCAAACTTATATATTAACGGAGAATTTGTTTCAGCAAATGATACATACGAAGTGGTAAATCCAGCAACAAATGAAGTAGTGGCTACTGTTGCAAAAGGTGGAGAGAAAGAAGCTAAGCTAGCAGCAGATGCTGCCTATGAAGCGTTTCAAACTTGGTCTAAAAAAACAGCAGAAGAGCGCGGTAAATTATTATTTAAATGGCATCAGCTGATCGAAGAACACACCGATGAACTTGCTGAAATAATGACAGTCGAGCAAGGCAAGCCTCTTAAAGAAGCAAAAGGTGAAATTGGCTATGCCAACGGATTCGTTTCATGGTACGCAGAAGAAGGAAAACGCATTTACGGAGAAACAATTCCAGCTTCTTCTCCTAATAAACGATTATTTGCTCATAAGCAGCCTGTGGGAGTCATGGCAGCTATTACACCTTGGAACTTCCCGGCAGCTATGATTACGCGTAAAGTAGCGCCAGCTTTAGCAGCTGGATGTACAGCGGTTATTAAACCGGCAGAACAAACGCCACTAACGGCTCTTCGACTAGCAGAGCTGGCACAAGAAGCGGGTATTCCAAAAGGCGTAATTAATGTAGTTACGGGAGATGCAAAAGCGATTGGAGAAGCGTGGCTTCAAGATGGACGTGTACGTAAACTATCGTTTACGGGCTCTACAGAAGTAGGTAAACTGTTAATGCGCGGAGCAGCTGATACGGTTAAAAAAGTGTCTTTAGAATTAGGCGGACACGCTCCGTTTATCGTAACAGCAAATGCTGATTTAGATAAAGCAGTAACAAATGCAATTGCTTCTAAATTCCGTAACGCTGGTCAAACATGCGTATGTACAAACCGCATCTACGTGCACGAGTCTATTGCTAAACCGTTCGCAGAGCAGTTTGCAGCAGCTGTTAGTCAGCTGAAAGTCGGAAACGGCTTAGAAGAAGGTACGGATATCGGACCTTTAATCGATGAAAAAGCGTTAGAAAAAGTAAAGCGCCATTTAGCTGATGTTGTAGAAAAAGGCGGGAATGTCTTAACGGGAGGATCTGTACGTGAAGAGGGCAGCGGACTGTTTGTTGAACCTACGGTTGTAGATGGTGCAACGGACGATATGCTTTGTATGTACGAAGAAACATTCGGACCAATTGCTCCAATTGCGACGTATCAAACAGAAGAAGAAGTTATTCGCCGTGCAAATAACTCGCCTTACGGATTAGCAGCCTATGTGTTCACTGAAAATATTTCAGAAGCTATCCGTATTGCTGAAGCTTTAGAATATGGTATTGTAGGGCTAAATGATGGACTACCTTCTACCCCACAAGCGCCGTTTGGCGGCTTTAAAGAAAGTGGACTTGGACGCGAAGGCGGACATTATGGAATCGAAGAATATTTAGAAGTAAAATATATTTCTTTAGGCTTTTAA
- a CDS encoding DUF2179 domain-containing protein encodes MKDILLILLLQLIYVPILTLRTIFLVKGMSMYASVFGFVEALIYVFGLSLVFSGDQSTLAMVVYAVGFGVGIILGSYIESRLAIGYTTFLVNLMTKNEELINRLRQEGFGVTVYQGEGRDSARYRLDILTKRSREEELLAFIEEYEPRAFIISYEPRKFKGGFLLKAMKKQKQKQKAKADITSTK; translated from the coding sequence TTGAAAGATATTTTGTTAATCTTGCTTTTGCAACTGATCTATGTACCGATCTTGACGCTGCGCACAATTTTTTTAGTCAAAGGTATGAGTATGTATGCCTCGGTTTTTGGATTTGTTGAAGCGTTAATTTATGTATTCGGCTTATCCCTTGTATTTTCAGGAGATCAAAGCACGCTTGCTATGGTTGTATATGCAGTTGGGTTTGGAGTGGGAATTATCCTTGGAAGTTATATCGAATCTAGACTTGCTATCGGATATACAACATTCTTAGTTAACCTTATGACCAAAAATGAAGAGTTGATTAACCGCCTTCGACAGGAAGGTTTTGGTGTTACTGTTTACCAAGGAGAAGGAAGAGACAGTGCACGCTATAGATTAGACATTTTAACAAAAAGAAGTAGAGAAGAAGAGCTATTAGCATTCATTGAAGAATATGAGCCTCGTGCTTTCATTATTTCATACGAGCCGCGTAAATTTAAAGGCGGGTTCTTACTAAAAGCAATGAAAAAGCAAAAACAAAAGCAAAAAGCAAAAGCAGATATCACCTCTACTAAATAA
- a CDS encoding metal-dependent hydrolase produces MRYHTHIATSIAAGAGVAITGDASFTFPYVVGIAIGALLPDIDEPNSYIGRRSLGLAKIIKSIFGHRGITHSILASGLIFYLHTMYDNDFTLGIAYGYAFHILGDFFSKRGVPFFSPLSKKKFKPPLTYETGSGAETLIFYLAVIGSFYMLYKYQLYTQLF; encoded by the coding sequence TTGAGATATCACACACATATTGCAACATCGATTGCTGCCGGTGCCGGCGTGGCTATAACAGGAGACGCTTCGTTTACATTTCCTTATGTTGTAGGCATCGCGATTGGAGCACTGCTTCCTGATATTGATGAACCAAATTCATATATTGGTAGAAGATCTCTTGGTCTCGCAAAAATAATTAAATCTATTTTTGGACACCGAGGTATTACGCATTCTATTCTTGCAAGCGGACTTATTTTTTATTTACATACGATGTATGACAATGACTTTACATTAGGAATAGCCTATGGATACGCTTTTCATATTCTTGGAGATTTCTTTTCTAAACGAGGGGTACCTTTTTTCTCACCTCTTAGCAAGAAGAAGTTTAAGCCTCCTTTAACATATGAAACAGGTAGCGGAGCAGAGACTCTCATCTTTTACCTGGCAGTGATAGGAAGTTTCTATATGCTTTATAAGTATCAGCTGTACACCCAGCTGTTTTAA
- a CDS encoding ATP-binding protein produces the protein MPVCPSCNYKEDYNFCRMCGTQVRHTFTNQEDQLFYPLKDRIITDNNEPKHQAILSHTHDLVCAITEDGIYEYASPSYAKTLGIYPDELIGQHVLINAYPEDKHIISTILANMSKTKDASTFEYRKFHVNGTIVLLECKGAPIITSTGEIEGFVFVSRDVTEKRQAEKKIQNSEKLSVIGHLAASIAHEVRNPLTTIKGFVQLFSETQQPKKTMIYRDLIQHELSQIEHIITEFMSLAKQEYVYTDNLVITDLLDEVLKQFEPATGVKNIHIFRHYPKEHPLLVSGQKTQLTQVFIHIIQNAIDSMESGGKLAVSIEKSARETLCIVIKDSGCGIDSKRIPHIGEPFYTTKERGIGLGLTICNKIINEHNGFFHVSSEKNDGTSITITLPMKTTELYVVEA, from the coding sequence ATGCCCGTTTGTCCTTCTTGTAACTATAAGGAAGATTATAATTTTTGCAGAATGTGCGGCACTCAAGTTCGGCACACCTTCACCAACCAAGAAGATCAGCTTTTTTATCCATTAAAAGATCGAATCATTACGGATAACAATGAACCAAAGCATCAAGCTATTTTATCTCATACCCATGATTTAGTATGTGCTATTACTGAAGATGGCATTTATGAATACGCTTCTCCTTCTTACGCTAAAACGTTAGGCATTTATCCTGATGAGCTTATTGGACAACATGTGCTTATTAATGCGTATCCCGAAGACAAACACATAATCTCGACTATTTTAGCTAACATGAGCAAAACAAAAGATGCCTCCACATTTGAATACCGAAAATTTCACGTGAACGGCACCATCGTTTTATTAGAATGTAAAGGCGCTCCAATTATCACATCCACTGGAGAAATCGAAGGGTTTGTATTTGTCTCACGAGACGTAACAGAAAAAAGACAAGCAGAGAAAAAGATCCAGAATTCAGAAAAACTTTCTGTCATTGGTCACCTTGCTGCAAGTATTGCACACGAGGTTAGAAATCCTTTGACAACCATTAAAGGGTTTGTACAATTGTTCAGTGAGACACAGCAGCCGAAAAAAACAATGATTTATCGAGATCTCATTCAGCATGAACTTTCACAAATTGAACATATCATTACAGAGTTTATGAGTTTAGCTAAACAAGAGTACGTATATACAGACAACCTTGTTATTACCGACTTGTTAGATGAGGTATTAAAGCAATTTGAACCGGCTACTGGAGTCAAAAACATCCATATCTTTCGTCATTATCCAAAAGAACATCCTCTGCTCGTTAGTGGGCAAAAAACACAGCTAACCCAAGTATTTATTCATATTATACAAAATGCTATTGATTCGATGGAAAGCGGCGGCAAGCTGGCGGTATCGATTGAAAAATCAGCTAGAGAAACGCTGTGCATTGTGATAAAAGACAGTGGATGTGGAATTGATTCAAAGCGTATCCCTCATATAGGAGAGCCTTTTTATACAACAAAAGAACGAGGAATAGGCCTGGGACTAACAATTTGCAACAAAATTATTAACGAACATAATGGTTTTTTTCATGTATCCAGTGAAAAAAATGACGGCACAAGTATTACCATTACCCTTCCTATGAAAACGACTGAACTTTACGTAGTGGAAGCCTAA
- a CDS encoding cytochrome c biogenesis CcdA family protein, which produces MGDLNLFLAFGAGFLSFISPCCLPLYPAFLSYITGVSVSELKEGAKSHQRKAFIHTAFFLLGFSIIFIMIGFATSFIGQWFFNYRDLIRQIGAILIIFFGLVVLGIFKPRILMQEHKLRFANKPAGLFGSSFIGMAFAAGWTPCTGPILVSVMALAATNPSSGLLYMITYSLGFSIPFFIMTFFIGKMNWLKKHMNSMMKVGGYAMIGMGFVLYFDWMTKIIIYTTSVFGGFTGF; this is translated from the coding sequence GTGGGAGATTTAAATTTGTTTTTGGCATTTGGCGCAGGTTTTTTATCGTTTATTTCACCTTGCTGTTTGCCTTTGTACCCAGCTTTTTTATCGTACATAACGGGAGTGTCAGTTAGCGAGCTAAAGGAAGGCGCTAAGTCACATCAGCGAAAAGCTTTTATTCACACAGCTTTCTTTCTGCTTGGATTTTCTATTATTTTCATTATGATTGGCTTTGCGACGTCATTTATTGGTCAGTGGTTTTTTAACTATAGGGATTTAATCCGGCAGATTGGTGCTATTCTTATTATTTTCTTTGGTCTAGTTGTACTCGGAATTTTTAAGCCTCGAATTCTTATGCAGGAACACAAGCTTAGATTCGCAAATAAGCCGGCTGGCCTCTTTGGTTCTTCTTTTATTGGTATGGCTTTTGCAGCAGGGTGGACTCCTTGCACGGGCCCTATTTTAGTATCGGTTATGGCGCTTGCAGCGACAAACCCAAGCTCTGGTCTTTTGTATATGATAACTTATTCACTTGGGTTTTCTATTCCATTTTTTATTATGACGTTTTTTATTGGGAAAATGAACTGGTTAAAAAAACATATGAATTCCATGATGAAAGTTGGCGGATACGCAATGATTGGCATGGGATTTGTTTTGTATTTTGACTGGATGACAAAAATTATTATTTATACAACGAGCGTATTTGGAGGGTTTACGGGCTTCTGA